One window of the Solanum stenotomum isolate F172 chromosome 11, ASM1918654v1, whole genome shotgun sequence genome contains the following:
- the LOC125846109 gene encoding uncharacterized protein LOC125846109, which translates to MVKEGYWMLDAVSQVFPKAHHRWRTYEEEFHDQLKVMGAVSKQAAKDLVWYPAQNWCRAYFDTVCKNHSCENNFTESFNKWILEARAKPIIKMLENIRIKIMNRLQKLEEEGKNWKGDFSPYAMELYNDFNIIAQCCQVQSNGDQGYEVVEGEDRHVVNLNRKKCTCRTWDLTGIPCPHAIKAYLHDKQEPLDQLSWWYSREAYMLVYMHKIQPVRGEKFWKVDPSHAMEPPEIHKLVGRPKLKRKREKDEARKREGVWLASRKGLKMTCGHCSATGHNQRRCPMLQRSKQPTQDVPMSAPQASQEESDSVFMPTPGFIASSSQQSIQPAGPSNSKKIEKKPTGPSKSKRKIVADESEDEQHVAPSSAVADEDRGEHESEDEQTILRPKAISEARTRLQAKKIQIRPTGTRRIGFKGDDNGVSIPTNLPYSPRKLAWKGKETMTSNQLTAEKETRIGNLKAKKGKKSTTSDQLTVEKEKKIGKLKAKRGGKK; encoded by the exons ATGGTGAAGGA GGGCTACTGGATGCTGGATGCTGTTAGTCAGGTGTTTCCTAAAGCACATCATAGATG GCGCACCTATGAAGAAGAATTTCATGATCAATTGAAAGTCATGGGTGCTGTGTCTAAACAAGCTGCAAAGGATTTGGTATGGTACCCTGCACAAAACTGGTGCAGGGCTTATTTTGACACAGTCTGCAAAAATCACTCATGTGAGAATAATTTTACCGAGTCATTCAACAAATGGATTCTAGAAGCAAGGGCAAAACCTATAATCAAGATGTTAGAAAATATTAGAATCAAG ATTATGAATAGGTTgcaaaaacttgaagaagaaggtaaAAATTGGAAAGGAGATTTTAGTCCATATGCCATGGAGTTGTATAATGATTTCAATATCATTGCACAATGTTGTCAAGTTCAATCTAATGGAGACCAAGGATATGAGGTAGTTGAGGGTGAAGATAGGCATGTGGTGAATCTTAATAGGAAGAAGTGTACATGTAGGACATGGGACTTGACTGGTATACCATGTCCTCATGCCATTAAAGCATATCTTCATGACAAACAAGAACCACTGGATCAGTTGAGTTGGTGGTATTCCAGAGAAGCTTACATGTTGGTATACATGCATAAAATACAACCTGTTAGAGGTGAGAAGTTCTGGAAAGTTGATCCTTCTCATGCTATGGAGCCACCAGAAATACATAAATTGGTAGGCAGGCCAAAACttaagagaaagagagaaaaggaTGAGGCAAGGAAAAGGGAAGGGGTGTGGTTAGCTTCAAGAAAAGGACTAAAAATGACATGTGGACATTGTAGTGCAACAGGTCACAACCAAAGAAGATGTCCTATG cTTCAAAGATCAAAACAACCAACCCAAGATGTGCCAATGTCAGCACCCCAAGCCAGTCAAGAAGAATCTGATAGTGTCTTCATGCCTACTCCTGGCTTTATTGCTTCTTCAAGTCAACAGAGTATCCAACCTGCTGGTCcttcaaattcaaagaaaattgaaaagaaaccTACTGGACCTTCAAAGTCAAAGAGAAAAATAGTTGCTGATGAATCTGAGGATGAGCAACATGTTGCACCTTCAAGTGCAGTTGCTGATGAGGATAGAGGTGAGCATGAAAGTGAAGACGAGCAGACAATTCTAAGGCCGAAGGCAATTTCTGAAGCTAGGACTAGGCTTCAAGCTAAAAAGATACAGATTCGACCAACTGGTACCAGGAGGATTGGCTTCAAAGGAGATGACAATGGTGTGAGCATTCCAACTAATCTGCCATACTCACCAAGAAAATTGGCATGGAAAGGAAAAGAAACTATGACTTCAAATCAGTTGACAGCTGAAAAGGAGACCAGAATTGGCAATTTGAAggcaaagaaaggaaaaaaatctaCGACTTCAGATCAGTTGACTgttgaaaaggagaaaaaaattggcaaaTTGAAGGCAAAGAGGGGTGGGAAGAAGTAG